From a region of the Pseudomonas fulva 12-X genome:
- a CDS encoding amino acid ABC transporter permease, which produces MTPPPETPRPPPQAGESLLQRLFGFRTRLYVTWAIMFALCVAFFLSFDLKFSIILDKLPNLLGTSLAPNGFLQGAALTLFLCFCSIWASLALGFVTALARLSKSAVAFGIATFYASFFRGTPLLIQILLIYLGLPQLGLVPGAVTAGIIALSLNYGAYLSEIFRAGLLGVPPGQREASLALGLKPVVIFWRVTLPQAMRTIIPPTTSQFISMLKDSSLISVMGVWEVMFLAQSYGRSSYRYIEMLTTAAVIYWLLSIGLELIQTRLERHYGKAYLNGR; this is translated from the coding sequence GTTTTCGCACCCGCCTGTACGTCACCTGGGCGATCATGTTCGCCCTGTGCGTGGCGTTCTTCCTGAGCTTCGACCTGAAGTTCTCGATCATTCTCGACAAGCTGCCCAACCTGCTGGGTACCAGTCTGGCGCCCAATGGCTTTCTGCAGGGCGCGGCGCTGACCCTGTTCCTGTGCTTCTGCTCGATCTGGGCGTCCCTGGCGCTGGGCTTCGTCACCGCTCTGGCGCGCCTGTCGAAAAGCGCCGTGGCGTTCGGCATCGCCACCTTCTACGCCTCGTTCTTTCGCGGTACGCCACTGCTGATCCAAATCCTGCTGATCTACCTGGGCCTGCCGCAGCTCGGCCTGGTGCCGGGCGCAGTCACCGCCGGGATCATCGCCCTTTCGCTGAACTACGGTGCTTATCTGAGCGAAATCTTCCGCGCCGGCCTGCTCGGCGTGCCGCCCGGCCAGCGCGAGGCTTCCCTGGCCCTGGGTCTCAAGCCGGTGGTGATCTTCTGGCGGGTGACCCTGCCCCAGGCGATGCGCACCATCATCCCGCCGACCACCAGCCAGTTCATCTCGATGCTCAAGGACTCGTCGTTGATCTCGGTAATGGGCGTCTGGGAAGTGATGTTCCTGGCTCAGTCCTACGGGCGTTCGTCGTACCGCTATATCGAGATGCTGACCACCGCCGCAGTGATCTACTGGCTGCTGTCGATCGGCCTCGAGCTGATCCAGACGCGCCTGGAGCGGCATTACGGCAAGGCCTACCTGAACGGGCGATGA
- a CDS encoding GNAT family N-acetyltransferase gives MTVRIPVDIRAVSAADHAAWLPLWQGYQRFYMTEIDAATSDLTWQRFLDPSEPMFAALAWRDGEAIGLVHWIYHRSCWTTGDYCYLQDLFIGKDVRGNGIGRQLIEHVYAQAAQAGCSRVHWLTHETNAKAKLLYERIGERSGFEQYRKLL, from the coding sequence ATGACCGTTCGCATTCCCGTGGACATCCGCGCTGTCAGCGCCGCCGACCATGCCGCCTGGCTGCCGCTCTGGCAGGGCTACCAGCGCTTCTACATGACCGAGATCGATGCTGCGACCAGCGACCTGACCTGGCAGCGCTTTCTCGACCCGAGCGAACCGATGTTCGCCGCCCTGGCCTGGCGCGACGGCGAAGCCATCGGGCTAGTGCACTGGATCTACCACCGTTCCTGCTGGACCACCGGCGACTACTGCTACCTGCAGGATCTGTTCATCGGCAAGGACGTGCGCGGCAACGGCATCGGCCGCCAGCTGATCGAGCACGTCTACGCACAGGCCGCACAAGCCGGCTGCTCGCGGGTGCACTGGCTGACCCACGAAACCAACGCCAAGGCCAAGCTGCTCTACGAGCGCATCGGCGAACGCTCGGGCTTCGAGCAGTACCGCAAGCTGCTCTGA
- a CDS encoding alanine/glycine:cation symporter family protein, with protein sequence MDQFLAVLTAISSFIWGPFLLIPLLLLTGLYLTIRLRGIQFRVLGHAFWLAFIKRSEKGDVPGDVSHYQALATALAATIGVGNIAGVATAIGIGGPGALFWMWMTGLVGMATKYSEALLGVKYRVTDAKGEQSGGPMYYLTNGVGGTLGRTLGIAFAIFGAVASFGIGNMVQANTAAHQLQDTWGISPTLSGLVLAIGTAVVIIGGIKSIGRFAAGVVPVMIVLYIISNVAVLVVFADRLPDAITLIFTDAFSGSAAAGGFLGSSIILAVQMGVARGIFSNESGLGTGAIAAAAAKTDKPVRQAMVSMTQTFLDTLVMVTFTALAIIVTGAWTQEGLKGAPMTAWALEQGLGGGWGIYTVTIGVLVYAFTTILGWSYYGERCMERLMGRVAVMPYRLIFSVVVFVGAVTSLEVVWTFSDIANGLMALPNLIGLLLLSGVVVKETRDYMSRKNWKTED encoded by the coding sequence ATGGATCAATTTCTCGCTGTGCTCACGGCCATCAGTAGCTTCATCTGGGGGCCGTTTCTGCTCATCCCCCTGCTGTTGCTCACCGGCCTGTACCTGACCATCCGCCTGCGTGGCATCCAGTTCCGCGTGCTCGGCCACGCCTTCTGGCTGGCCTTCATCAAGCGCTCGGAAAAGGGCGACGTACCCGGTGACGTTTCCCACTACCAGGCCCTGGCCACCGCACTGGCGGCGACCATCGGCGTCGGCAACATCGCGGGGGTGGCCACGGCCATCGGTATCGGCGGCCCGGGCGCGTTGTTCTGGATGTGGATGACCGGCCTGGTCGGGATGGCCACCAAATACTCGGAAGCCTTGCTGGGCGTGAAGTACCGGGTCACCGACGCCAAGGGCGAGCAGAGCGGCGGGCCGATGTACTACCTCACTAACGGTGTTGGCGGCACCCTGGGCAGGACCCTGGGCATCGCCTTCGCGATCTTCGGTGCGGTGGCTTCGTTCGGTATCGGCAACATGGTGCAGGCCAACACGGCGGCCCATCAGCTGCAGGACACCTGGGGCATCTCGCCAACGCTCAGCGGCCTGGTGCTGGCCATCGGTACCGCTGTGGTGATCATCGGTGGCATCAAGAGCATCGGCCGTTTCGCCGCCGGTGTGGTGCCGGTGATGATCGTGCTGTACATCATCAGCAACGTCGCCGTGCTGGTGGTGTTCGCTGACCGCCTGCCGGACGCCATTACCCTGATTTTCACTGATGCCTTCAGCGGTAGCGCGGCGGCCGGTGGCTTCCTCGGTTCGAGCATCATCCTGGCGGTGCAGATGGGCGTGGCCCGCGGCATCTTCTCCAACGAGTCGGGCCTGGGTACCGGTGCGATCGCGGCGGCTGCGGCGAAGACCGACAAGCCGGTGCGCCAGGCCATGGTGTCGATGACCCAGACCTTTCTCGACACCCTGGTGATGGTCACCTTCACCGCGCTGGCGATCATCGTCACCGGCGCCTGGACCCAGGAAGGCCTGAAAGGCGCGCCGATGACCGCCTGGGCGCTGGAGCAAGGCCTGGGCGGCGGCTGGGGCATCTACACGGTGACCATCGGCGTGCTGGTCTACGCCTTCACCACCATCCTCGGCTGGTCGTACTACGGCGAGCGCTGCATGGAGCGCCTGATGGGCCGCGTGGCGGTGATGCCGTACCGGCTGATCTTTTCGGTGGTGGTGTTCGTCGGCGCGGTGACCTCGCTGGAGGTGGTGTGGACCTTCTCCGATATCGCCAACGGCCTGATGGCGCTGCCCAACCTGATCGGCCTGCTGCTGCTCTCCGGCGTCGTGGTCAAGGAAACCCGCGACTACATGAGCCGCAAGAACTGGAAGACCGAGGACTGA
- a CDS encoding YeeE/YedE family protein, producing the protein MNLSIPAAAPANRSGTPLVAVALLLAGALALTFAVSGRQALLFIVGGALGLVLYHAAFGFTSAWRVLLNERRGAGLRAQMVMLAIAVLLFFPALSAGTLFGTPVKGLVAPAGTSVIVGAFIFGIGMQLGGGCASGTLFTVGGGNARMLVTLLFFIIGGVIATHHLEWWSALPSLPPTSIVTSLGLVPALIVSLALFAAIAALSARLELRRHGSLERAEPSEHQGWQRFLRGPWPLIWGAVLLALLNFATLALAGRPWGITSAFALWGAKVLQGTGVEVSSWVFWQQPANAQALAAPLWEDITTVMDIGIVIGALLAAGLAGRFAPNLNIPLRSLVAAVIGGLLLGYGSRLAYGCNIGAYFSGIASGSLHGWLWLVAAFVGNGVGVRLRPFFFPGERREAKLTGC; encoded by the coding sequence ATGAATCTTTCCATCCCTGCTGCGGCGCCGGCCAATCGCTCGGGTACGCCGCTGGTGGCCGTGGCGCTGTTGCTGGCCGGTGCGCTGGCCCTCACCTTCGCGGTCAGCGGTCGTCAGGCGTTGTTGTTCATCGTCGGTGGTGCGCTGGGCCTGGTGCTCTATCACGCCGCCTTCGGCTTCACCTCGGCCTGGCGCGTGCTGCTCAACGAGCGCCGTGGCGCCGGTCTGCGTGCGCAGATGGTGATGCTGGCCATCGCCGTGCTGCTGTTCTTCCCGGCACTGTCGGCAGGCACCTTGTTCGGTACGCCGGTCAAGGGGCTGGTGGCGCCAGCGGGCACCTCGGTGATCGTCGGCGCCTTCATCTTCGGCATCGGCATGCAGCTGGGCGGCGGTTGTGCATCCGGCACGCTGTTCACCGTGGGCGGCGGCAACGCGCGGATGCTGGTGACCCTGCTGTTCTTCATCATCGGCGGGGTTATCGCCACCCATCATCTGGAGTGGTGGTCGGCACTGCCGAGCCTGCCGCCGACCTCCATCGTCACCAGTCTGGGCCTGGTGCCGGCGCTGATCGTCAGCCTGGCGCTGTTCGCCGCCATCGCCGCATTGAGCGCGCGCCTGGAGTTGCGTCGCCACGGCAGCCTGGAGCGAGCGGAGCCGAGCGAGCACCAGGGTTGGCAGCGTTTCCTGCGCGGCCCCTGGCCGCTGATCTGGGGCGCGGTGCTGCTGGCGCTGCTCAACTTCGCCACGCTGGCGCTGGCCGGTCGCCCCTGGGGCATCACCTCCGCGTTCGCGCTGTGGGGTGCCAAGGTGCTGCAAGGCACCGGTGTCGAGGTGTCGTCCTGGGTGTTCTGGCAGCAGCCGGCCAATGCCCAGGCGCTGGCCGCGCCGCTGTGGGAAGACATCACCACCGTGATGGATATCGGCATCGTCATCGGCGCGCTGCTGGCCGCCGGCCTGGCCGGACGCTTCGCGCCGAACCTGAACATTCCGCTGCGCTCGCTGGTGGCGGCGGTGATCGGTGGTCTGCTGCTCGGCTACGGCTCGCGCCTGGCCTACGGTTGCAACATCGGCGCCTACTTCAGCGGCATCGCCTCCGGCAGCCTGCACGGCTGGCTGTGGTTGGTGGCGGCGTTCGTCGGTAACGGCGTGGGCGTGCGTCTGCGGCCGTTCTTCTTCCCGGGCGAGCGCCGCGAGGCGAAGCTGACCGGATGCTGA
- the oadA gene encoding sodium-extruding oxaloacetate decarboxylase subunit alpha: MSKKITVTDTVLRDAHQSLLATRMRTEDMLPICDKLDRVGYWSLEVWGGATFDACVRFLKEDPWERLRQLKAALPNTRLQMLLRGQNLLGYRHYSDDVVKAFVAKAAVNGIDVFRIFDAMNDVRNLRVAIEAVKAAGKHAQGTIAYTTSPVHTNEAFVAQAKAMQAMGIDSIAIKDMAGLLTPYATFELVKALKSEVDLPVFIHSHDTAGLGAMCQLKAIEAGADHIDTAISSLAWGTSHPGTESMVAALKGSQYDTGLDLELIQEIGMYFHAVRKKYHQFESEFTGVDTRVQVNQVPGGMISNLANQLKEQGALNRMNEVLEEIPRVRADLGFPPLVTPTSQIVGTQAFFNVLAGERYKTITNEVKLYLQGRYGKAPGKVDKQLRKQAIGSEEVIDVRPADLLKPELARLREEIGSLAKSEEDVLTFAMFPDIGRKFLEERAAGTLKPEELLPLPNGQGAAPVGGEGVPTEFVVDVHGESYRVDITGVGVKGDGKRHFYLSIDGMPEEVVFEALNDYVAGGASGRRRSASAPGDVSTSMPGNIVDVLVKEGDTVKAGQAVLITEAMKMETEVQAPIAGTVKAVHVAKGDRVNPGEVLIEVEA; the protein is encoded by the coding sequence ATGAGCAAGAAGATCACCGTTACCGATACCGTCCTGCGCGATGCTCACCAGTCGCTGCTGGCCACGCGCATGCGCACCGAGGACATGCTGCCGATCTGCGACAAGCTCGACCGCGTCGGCTACTGGTCGCTGGAAGTCTGGGGTGGCGCCACCTTCGACGCGTGCGTGCGCTTCCTCAAGGAAGACCCGTGGGAGCGTCTGCGTCAGCTCAAGGCGGCGCTGCCCAATACCCGTCTGCAGATGCTCCTGCGCGGGCAGAACCTGCTTGGCTACCGCCACTACAGCGATGACGTGGTCAAGGCGTTCGTGGCCAAGGCGGCGGTCAACGGTATCGACGTGTTCCGCATCTTCGATGCGATGAATGATGTGCGTAACCTGCGCGTGGCCATCGAGGCGGTGAAGGCCGCCGGCAAGCACGCCCAGGGCACCATCGCCTACACCACCAGCCCGGTGCACACCAACGAGGCCTTCGTTGCCCAGGCCAAGGCCATGCAGGCGATGGGCATCGACTCCATCGCCATCAAGGACATGGCCGGTCTGCTCACGCCTTACGCCACCTTCGAGCTGGTCAAGGCCCTGAAGAGCGAAGTCGACCTGCCGGTATTTATCCACAGCCATGACACCGCTGGCCTTGGCGCCATGTGCCAGCTCAAGGCCATCGAAGCCGGTGCCGACCACATCGACACCGCCATCTCCAGCCTGGCCTGGGGCACCAGCCATCCGGGCACCGAGTCGATGGTCGCCGCGCTCAAGGGCAGCCAGTACGACACCGGCCTGGACCTGGAGCTCATCCAGGAAATCGGCATGTACTTCCATGCCGTGCGCAAGAAGTATCACCAGTTCGAGAGCGAGTTCACCGGCGTGGACACCCGCGTGCAGGTCAACCAGGTACCGGGCGGGATGATTTCCAACCTGGCCAACCAGCTCAAGGAGCAGGGTGCGCTGAACCGCATGAACGAAGTGCTGGAAGAGATTCCGCGCGTGCGTGCCGACCTTGGCTTCCCGCCGCTGGTAACGCCGACTTCGCAGATCGTCGGCACCCAGGCGTTCTTCAACGTGCTGGCCGGCGAGCGCTACAAGACCATCACCAACGAAGTGAAGTTGTACCTGCAAGGTCGCTACGGCAAGGCGCCGGGCAAGGTCGACAAGCAACTGCGCAAGCAGGCCATCGGTAGCGAGGAAGTGATCGACGTGCGCCCGGCCGACCTGCTCAAGCCCGAGCTGGCACGCCTGCGTGAAGAGATCGGCAGCCTGGCCAAATCCGAGGAAGACGTGCTGACCTTCGCCATGTTCCCCGATATAGGTCGCAAGTTCCTCGAAGAGCGCGCGGCCGGCACCCTCAAACCGGAAGAGCTGCTGCCCTTGCCCAATGGCCAGGGCGCTGCGCCGGTCGGTGGTGAAGGCGTGCCGACCGAGTTCGTGGTCGACGTGCATGGCGAAAGCTACCGCGTGGACATCACCGGTGTCGGCGTGAAGGGCGACGGCAAGCGCCACTTCTACCTGTCCATCGACGGCATGCCGGAAGAAGTGGTGTTCGAAGCACTCAACGACTATGTCGCCGGCGGTGCCAGCGGCAGGCGCCGCAGCGCCAGCGCGCCGGGTGACGTGAGCACCAGCATGCCGGGCAATATCGTCGACGTGCTGGTCAAGGAAGGCGACACCGTCAAGGCCGGCCAGGCCGTGCTGATCACCGAAGCCATGAAGATGGAAACCGAAGTGCAGGCGCCGATCGCCGGCACTGTCAAGGCCGTGCACGTGGCCAAGGGCGACCGCGTCAACCCGGGCGAAGTGCTGATCGAAGTCGAAGCCTGA
- a CDS encoding acetyl-CoA carboxylase biotin carboxylase subunit codes for MIKKILIANRGEIAVRIVRACAEMGIRSVAIYSDADRHALHVKRADEAHSIGDDPLAGYLNPRKLVNLAVETGCDALHPGYGFLSENAELAEICAERGIKFIGPSADVIRRMGDKTEARRSMIKAGVPVTPGTEGNVADIAEALREGDRIGYPVMLKATSGGGGRGIRRCNSREELEQAFPRVISEATKAFGSAEVFLEKCIVNPKHIEAQILADSFGNTVHLYERDCSIQRRNQKLIEIAPSPQLTPEQRAYIGDLAVRAAQAVGYENAGTVEFLLAEGEVYFMEMNTRVQVEHTITEEITGIDIVREQIRIASGLPLSVKQEDIIHRGYALQFRINAEDPKNNFLPSFGKITRYYAPGGPGVRTDTAIYTGYTIPPYYDSMCLKLIVWALTWEEAMDRGLRALDDMRVQGVRTTAPYYQEILRNPEFRSGQFNTSFVESHPELTQYSIKRNPSHLAIAIATAIAAHAGL; via the coding sequence GTGATCAAGAAAATCCTGATTGCCAACCGTGGTGAGATCGCCGTGCGCATCGTGCGGGCCTGCGCCGAAATGGGCATCCGTTCGGTGGCCATCTACTCCGACGCTGACCGTCATGCCCTGCATGTGAAGCGCGCCGATGAAGCTCACAGCATCGGCGACGATCCGCTGGCCGGCTACCTCAACCCGCGCAAGCTGGTGAACCTGGCCGTGGAAACCGGTTGTGATGCCTTGCACCCCGGCTATGGTTTTCTTTCCGAGAATGCCGAGCTGGCGGAAATCTGCGCCGAGCGCGGCATCAAGTTCATCGGCCCGAGCGCCGACGTCATTCGCCGTATGGGCGACAAGACCGAAGCGCGACGCAGCATGATCAAGGCCGGCGTGCCGGTGACGCCGGGCACCGAGGGCAACGTCGCGGATATCGCCGAGGCGCTGCGCGAGGGCGACCGCATCGGCTACCCGGTCATGCTCAAGGCCACCTCCGGTGGTGGCGGCCGTGGCATTCGCCGTTGCAACAGCCGCGAAGAACTGGAGCAAGCCTTTCCGCGGGTGATCTCCGAGGCGACCAAGGCCTTCGGCAGCGCCGAAGTCTTTCTGGAAAAGTGCATCGTCAACCCCAAGCACATCGAGGCGCAGATCCTCGCCGACAGCTTCGGCAACACCGTGCATCTGTACGAGCGCGATTGCTCGATTCAGCGCCGTAACCAGAAACTCATCGAAATCGCCCCCAGCCCGCAGCTCACCCCCGAGCAGCGCGCCTACATCGGTGACCTGGCCGTGCGTGCGGCACAGGCCGTGGGCTACGAGAACGCCGGTACCGTGGAGTTCCTGCTCGCCGAGGGCGAGGTGTACTTCATGGAGATGAATACCCGGGTGCAGGTGGAACACACCATTACCGAGGAAATCACCGGCATCGATATCGTTCGTGAGCAGATTCGCATCGCCAGCGGCCTGCCACTGTCGGTCAAGCAGGAAGACATCATCCATCGCGGTTATGCCCTGCAGTTCCGTATCAACGCCGAGGACCCGAAGAACAACTTCCTGCCCTCGTTCGGCAAGATCACCCGTTACTACGCGCCCGGCGGCCCTGGCGTGCGCACCGACACGGCGATCTACACCGGCTACACCATTCCGCCCTATTACGACTCGATGTGCCTGAAGCTGATCGTCTGGGCGCTGACCTGGGAAGAGGCGATGGATCGTGGCCTGCGCGCACTGGACGACATGCGCGTGCAGGGCGTGCGCACCACCGCGCCCTATTACCAGGAAATTTTGCGTAACCCAGAGTTCCGTAGCGGCCAGTTCAATACCAGCTTCGTCGAAAGCCACCCGGAACTGACCCAATACTCGATCAAGCGCAACCCGTCGCACCTGGCCATCGCCATCGCCACCGCCATCGCTGCCCACGCGGGCCTGTAG